TTCGAGTACGGTCAGTGGTCCGAGTCTGCGAGAGAGGTCGGAGGGGGTCAGTCCGGCGGCGCGGTAGTCGAGGGCCCGTTGGTCGAGCGGGCTGACACCCGCGTCCCACCAGGCCTCGGCCTCTTCGACGTCGCCCACCATCTGCCACCAGCCCGCCGCGGCGGCCAGCAGGTCGAGCGGCGCGTCCGGAAGCCGCTTGCGCATGGCCTCCACGAAGCTGGGGTCCGCCAGGTCCACGGGTGCCCACCTGGTCGTACCCGATCCTCTGCGCTGCCCCGGAATGCCGGGCGTGCGCACTTCGCTCCGGGGAATCTCCGCCAACCAAGCCGAGGCGATGCGATGGACTTCCTTGTCCTCCTCGCTCTCCTCGCGTTCCGCCGCCCACTGCCGAATCACCGCGTCAACTCCGGGATCTCGCATCCCTGCCTCCTTCGCAACGCACTGCCGTGGTGCCTCAAGGACTGGTCGAACCACCGTCTGCGGATTTCGAAGCGTGATTTTGTGGGTACTGCGTGTCACGCAATGTGAGCACCGTAGGAGAGCCCACCGACAGTCGGGAAGAGGTCAGCGGTGGCGGATTTCGGTGACCTGTGACTTCAGTGCCGTAATCCACCCGTTTGCCGCAGCGAAACGGCCGGAATCCACTTGATGATCACAATCCGTGATCACGTTGGGAGCGCAGCACGACATCCGGCACCGGGCGTGTGCCGAGTGCCGGACATCGTGGCGAAATGGGGTCAGGTGAACAGGCTCTGGAAGAAGGTGATGATGGCTTCCGCACCGTCCTGCAACCAGGCCAACGCCGAACGCACGGCGTCCGCCGACTCCGTGGGGCGCGAGATCAGTAGGAACAGCACGAGCGCTACGACGCCAAAGATGAGGATTTTCTTCAGTCCCGGCGACATGAATCCCACCCGTTCCGTCTCGTCACGGTCTCACCGCGTTCCACGCGAACGCATCCTTTGGCACCGCGCCTCCGGCTTCCTCATCATGCCTGATCACCTGACGACACGAGGGTCAATCACGCGATGGAGGCACGACAAACGCTCGCACCGGACACCCGACTGTAGGAGATCACCGGCATCGACCGGGAGAACAACACGCCGCCGAGCGAAGATTCAGACAATGGCCCCGGCATCGCGCAACGATCGGATGCCGTCGCCGTCGTATCCCAGCTCCCGCAACACCTCGACGGTGTCCGAACCACGTTCGTGCGGTGGCTGCGGCACGTCCGGTGGAGTCCGGTCGAACTTCGGGCCCGGCGCCGGTTGCGTCACCCCGTCGATGTCGACGAACGTGCCTCTCGCGACGTTGTGCGGATGGTGCGGTGCCTCCCACGGCGAGAGGACGGGCGTCAGACACGCGTCCGTGCCCTCGGCCCTCGCCACGAGTTCGTCGCGAGTGTGCTTGCCGATGGCCTCGGCCAGGAGCTCCCGCAGGCGAGGCCACTGGGTGCGGTCCAGGCGGGGCGGCACCGTCTCCGGGTCGAGTTCCAAAACCTCGACCAACGCGGCGAAGAACTTCTCCTCGATCGCGCCCACCGCGACGTAACGACCGTCGGCGGTCTCGTACGTGTCGTAGAACGGCGCACCGCCGTCGAGGAGGTTCTCCCCGCGCTCCCCGTCCCACAGGCCACTGGCCCTCAGACCGAACAGGTGCGTGGTGAGCAACGCGGAACCGTCCACCATCGACGCGTCGACGACCTGGCCCTTGCCCGACGTCTGGCGTTCGAACAGCGCCGCCAGCACCCCCATCGCCAGGTACATACCACCGCCGCCGAAATCGGCGAGGAAGTTCACCGGCGGCACGGGGCGCTCCCCCCGCCTGCCGATCGGGTGCAGCGCCCCGGACAGGCCGATGTAGTTGATGTCGTGTCCGGCCGTGCGCGCCAGCGGCCCGTCCTGTCCCCACCCGGTGATCCGGCCGTAGACGACGCGGGGATTACGCGCGTGGACCTGCTCGGGGCCGAGTCCCATGCGTTCGGTCACCCCCGGTCGGAAGCCCTCCACGAACACGTCGGCGCGCTCGACGAGCCTCAGCACGATCTCCACGCCCTCGGGCGTTTTGGTGTTGACCCCGATCGTCCTGCGACCACGCAGCAGCGGGTCCCGTGGCATGGCGAGCACGTCCTCGCCGCCCACCCGCTCCACCCGCACGACCTCGGCGCCGAGGTCGGCCAGCACCGTGCAGGCGAACGGGGCCGGCGCGAGGCCGGCCAGTTCGACCACCTTCAGCCCGCTCAGTGGTCCGGACTTCTTCGCGTTCACGAATCCTGCCTTCCTGATCGCCGCTTCGACGGACTCACAGCGTCCGGGAGATGATGTCCTTCATGATCTCGTTCGTGCCGCCGAAGATGCGGGAGACACGAACGTCGGCCCACGCGCGGGCGATCGGGTACTCGGTCATGTAGCCGTAGCCGCCGAAGAGCTGCACGCAGTCGTCGACGACCTTGTTGACCCGCTCGGTGCTCCACAACTTGACCATGGCCGCGTCCCGCACGTCGAGCTCTCCTCGCAGGTGCCGTTCGATGCACTGGTCGAGGAACGCCCTGGCGACGGCCACCTCGGTGGCGGCCTCGGCGAGCGTGTACTTGGTGTTCTGGAACCCGAACAGCGGACGACCGAACGCGGTGCGTTCCTTGGTGTAGGCGAGGGTCTGCTCGACGGCGCTCTCCATGCCCGCGACCGCGGTGATCGCGATGATCAGCCGCTCCTGCGGCAGTTGTTGCATGAGCTGGACGAAGCCCTGCCCCTCCTCGCCGCCGAGCAGGTTCTCCACGGGCACCCGCACGTCGTCGAAGAACAACTCGGCGGTGTCCTGGCCGTGCATTCCCACCTTGTCGAGCACGCGACCGCGCCGGAAACCGGGCGTGGAGGTCTCCACCACGAGCAGGGACACTCCCTTGGCCCCGGCCTCGGGGTCGGTTTTGACCGCCACCACGACGAGGTCGGCGAGTCCGCCGTTGGTGATGAACGTCTTGGCGCCGTTGACGACGTAGTGGTCGCCGTCCCTCACCGCCCTGGTGGAGATGGCCTGCAGGTCCGACCCGGTGCCCGGTTCGGTCATCGCGATCGCGCCGACATACTCGCCACTGGCGAGCTTGGGCAGCCACTCGCGCTTCTTCTCCTCGGAGGCGTAGGCGAGCAGGTAGTGCGCCACGATGCCGTTGTGCACGGTGACGCCCCAGGCGCTGTCGCCGGCCCGCGCCTGTTCCTCGTACAGCACGGCCTCGTGGGCGAACGTGCCGCCGCCACCGCCGTAGGCCTCGGGTATGGACAACGCGAGCAGGCCCACCTCGCCCGCCTTCGTCCACACCTCCCTGTCGACGTGCTTCTGCCGGGCCCACCGCTGCTGGTGCGGTACGAGTTCGTTCCGACAGAAGGTCCGGGCGAGGTCGCGAACCTCGTCCAGTTCCTCGGTCATCCACGACGATCGTGGGATCTGCAGCGGCACCGGTGCACCTCCCGGTAAAAAAAACATTACGACCGTAAGGTAAGTTCCGTACGGAATGTACGGCACCACCGTCGTCCGGTAAAGGAGTCGCGCGACCATGCCGGAACGCCGCCATCGCACCCAGGCCGAACGCAGAGCCCACACCCGAGCCGCCCTGCTCAACGCCACGATCACGTGCCTGGTGGAACTCGGTTACGCCCGCACCTCCGTGCAGGAGATCTGCGCGCGGGCCGGGGTGTCGAAAGGCGCGGCCCAACACCACTTCGCCGACAAGGCCGAGTTGATGGCCGCCGCCGTGGAACACCTCACGACGCGCCTGGCCGAACGCAACACCCCCGACGCGACCGAGCTTCCGGCGGGTCCGGAACGCGTGGCCGCACTGGTGGACCTGTTGTGGCGGTCGTACTCGGGAACGCTCGCGATCGCGGCGATGGAACTGTGGATCGCCGCGCGCACCGACCCGTCACTCGCGACGGCGATGCGCCCCGTCGACAAAGCACTCGGCCGGTCTACATTGGATCGAATCGCGGAGTTGGTTCCCGACGTCCCGCGCCGACGCCTGGAGACGATCTTCTGGCTCACCGTCAACCTCGCCCGAGGCCTGGCACTCGACGCCGAGCTCGGGGGCGATCCGCGGCGACGCGAGCGGTTGCTGGCCGAGTGGAAGCGCGTCGCCACCGCGCTCTACTCCGAAACCTGAGCGCCGGACGTGGTGCACTTTTTCCCGTACCGACGGTATGCTTCCCACCACCAGGGCTACTCTCCAGTAACAGGGCGGTTCACGGAGGTGTCATGACCAGCTCGCTCACGGTGGTGGGCCAGAACCACGAGCCCGCGACGATCGGAGGGATCGTCGGCGCTCCCCCCTCGGCACGAGCGGAGGCTCTCGTCGCCCGAGCGGTGACCGGCCCCGGCGCGGAGTCGGTGACGATGGCCGCCCCGTTCACCGGGTTGCGCACCGCCGTCCTGCCCCAGGCGAGCGACGCGCTCACCCGTGCCGCCTTCGCCCGCGCCCGACGAGCGCAGCCGTCGTGGGCCGCCACGGACGTCACGCAGCGGCAACGAATCCTGCTGCGCCTGCACAAGCTCGTCCTCGACCGGCAGCGGGAGGGACTCGACCTCGTCCAGATCGAGTCCGGCAAGGCCCGGCTCGACGCCTTCGACGAGATCAGTGCCACCGCGTTGGTGGCCGACTACTACGGCAGGCACAGCGCGCGACTGCTGGCTCCCCGACGCGCGCCCGGCGCCCTCCCCCTCCTCACCCGTGCCACGCACACCCGGCACCCGCGGGGCGTGGTCGGGATCATCTCGCCTTGGAACTACCCCCTGGCACTGACCGCGATGGACGTGCTGCCCGCCCTCGCCGCGGGCAACACCGTGGTCCAAAAACCCGACAACCAGACGGCGCTGTCGGCGCTGTGGCTGCGGGAACTCGCCGACGAGGCCGGCCTTCCCACCGACGCCTGGCAGATCGTGCTCGGCAGGGGCTCGGTGATCGGCGACGCCATCGTCGAGGAGTCGGACTACGTGTGCTTCACCGGCTCGACCCCCACGGGCAAACGCCTGGCGTCCGCCATCGCCGGCCGCCTCACCGGGTACTCGCTCGAACTCGGCGGCAAGAACCCGATGATCGTGCTGCCGGACGCGGACGTGGCGAAGGCCGCGGCCGGCGCGGTGACGGCGTGCTTCTCGTCGGCGGGGCAGTTGTGCGTGTCGGTGGAACGTATCTACGTCCACGACAGCATCCGCGACCACTTCCTCGCCGAGTTCGCGCGACGCACTCGGGCCCTGCGGCTGGGGGCCTCGCTCGACTACCACGCCGACATGGGGTCGTTGACCACCGAGGAGCAGCTGCGCGCGGTGTCCGCGCACGTCGCCGACGCGCGCGACCACGGCGCCACCGTGGTCACCGGTGGCGAACCCCGCCCCGACATCGGTCCGCTGTTTTTCGAGCCGACCATTCTCACGAACGTTCCCGAGCGGGCCGCCGTGTTCGCCGAGGAGACGTTCGGCCCGGTGGTCTCCGTCTACGGATACACCGACGTCGACGAAGCGGTCGGTAAGGCCAACGAGACCGTCTTCGGACTCAACGCCAGCGTGTGGTCCCGCGACACCCGCCGCGCGCGTGAGATCGCGGCCCGGTTGAAGGCGGGCACCGTCAACGTCAACGAGGGGTACGCGGCCACCTTCGGCACCGTGGGCGTGCCGATGGGCGGCATGAAGGACTCCGGCGTCGGCAGGCGCAATGGCGCCGAGGGCTTGTTGAAGTACACCGAGTCGCAGTCCATCGCCGTCCAGAGAGGACTGCGACTGCGTCCGGCCCGCGGCGTGCCGCCCGCACTGTGGACGGCGGCGTTGACGGCGGGCCTGCGCGTGCTGCGTCGGCTTCCGGGGCGCTGAGCCCTCGGGTGGAGGCTCACTCCCCTTCGGGACGAACTCGCCCCCTCACCCCGCCGCGGAAGACGCGTGAGGGGGCGAGCACACGAGCGATCCTCAGCTCAGATCGAGTTCACCGGCTCGGGCAGCGGCCAAAAGCGCGTCCCACTGAGAGCCCGACAGCGTCAGCATGCCGCCGGAGGGGTTCTTCGAGTCGCGCACGGCGGCACCGTCGGCCGTGAGGGCAACCTCGACGCAGTCGTTGCCGCCGCCGCTGTAGCTGCTCTTGCGCCATTCGAGCCTGGCCAGATCGCTGTCGGCCACCATCCCTAACTCCTTTGTCAGCTCCGGTTGGAGTTCGTTGTCACTTGGCGAACCGTCGCGCCGCGTCGGCGATGGCCTCGACCGAATCGTCCGGCTTGAGCGCGGCGGCCCGCAAATGATCGAACATCAACGTGTACCGGCGCACGTCGGCTTCCAATTCCAGATAGAAGCCTCCGGTGGTGGTGTCCACATAAACCACGTCCGGGTCCGCTAGCTCGGGAAATCCCAGAATCAGAAAGGGGCCTTCCATGCCCGGATGGGCCCCGGCCTCGAAGGGAACAACCTGGACAGTCACGTGAGGAAGCCGCGCAAATTCACACATTTGTGTGAACTGTTCGGCCATCACTTCACGACTGTCCACCACCCGATGGAGTACCGCCTCGTCGATGACCGCCCAGTATTCGGGAGGATTCGGATCGCGCAGCAGGCGCTGCCGCTCCATCCTGGCCGCGACCCGCCGCTCGATCTCGGCCTCCTCCGCGTCGGGCCGCATCGCCCGGATGACCGCGTGCGCGTACCGCTCGGTCTGCAACAAGCCGGGCACCAACAACGCCTGGAACGCCTTGAGAGAGCTGGCGTCGGCCTCCAGGCCCACGAAAGCGCCCGTGAAGACCTCGTTGTACGCGTGCCACCAGCCGCGTTTGCGAGCCTCTCGCGCGAGTTGGACCAGCGCTTCCTGGTCCTCCCCTCGCACGCCGTACAACTCGAGCATGTCGCGGACGTCGCGCGGCGTGACCCCGACGTGCCCCGTCTCGATACGGCTGATCTTGGAAGCCGAGCACTCCAGTTTCTCGCCCACCTCGTCGATGGTGAGAGCGGCCTTCTCCCGGAGCCGGCGCAACTCGCTGGCCAGTCTCCGCCGCCGTACGGTCGGGCCGTGCCCTCGGGTCATGACTGCACCTCCGGTTGATTGATCCGGGCACATCTAACCAGCAAGCGCGATCGGTGAAACCGGCGACAGCGGACGGTGAAGTGGGAATCCCCGATCGATGGACTGCAAATTGCACGAGGGGGTTGTATGCTCGCTCGTGCTCCACGAACGACGAACGAGGTTTCCGTAGAAAACGCGAATCACCGGGAGAGCAGAGTGGTGGCCGGGCGCGATCTCATCGTCACTCCGTTACAGGAGAGCGTGCATCGTAAACTCGACGAAATCACGCACTCGGTACACACGACTTCCCCCGGAATCCGGGGCGAGCTCGACAGTCTCAGCGTCGCGCTGTTGGCGGGCGCGCTCCGCACCGTGCTGGCCGAGCACCAACCCGACGAGAGTGGACACTGCACCCTGTGTCACGGCAGACGGAGGCCGTTCGCACGCAAGCGCGGTCCGCTGCCGTGCCGAGCCTATCTCGCCGCGCAGGTCGCCCTCGTACCCGACGAGCCGGTGACGCCGAGGAGGTCCAAGGGCTCCTCGCGTCACCGGCTCCGGGGGCGCACGGTGTTCTTCCTGTCCTGATCCGCCGGCCGTGCCTCACGGCACGCGGATCAACCCTTCCTGCACGACGGTCGCGATATGAGTGCCGTCGCGGGAGAAGAGCTGCCCCGTCGCCAGCGCACGCGCATTCGACGCCGTGGGCGACATGCTGTCGTACAGGAACCACTCGTCGGCACGGAACGGCCGGTGGAACCACAGCGCGTGGTCGAGACTCGCACCGAACACCCGGTCGAGTCCCCAGTACACCCCGTGCCGCGCGAGCGTGGAGTCCAACAACGTCATGTCCGACGCGTACGTCAGCACGCACACGTGCAGCAGCCGATCGTCGGGAAGCGTGCCGTCGGCGCGCATCCACACCCGGTTCCGGGCGGGACGCTCACCGGTGTCCCGAGTCACCCACGGCGGGTCGTTGACGTAGCGGATGTCTATCGGCCGCGGCTGGGTGCGTGTTCCCAGCGCGTCCTCGTACCCGGCCGCGCGCTCCGCCAGCGTCGGCAACGACTCGGGGTCGGGGACGTCCGGCATCGGCTCCCCGTGCTCCACGCCGGGTTCCTCCACCTGGAACGACGCGGACAGCGAGAAGATCGCCTTGCCGTGTTGGATCGCGACCACACGCCGGGTGGTGAACGACCGCCCGTCGCGGATGCGGTCCACCTCGTAGATGATCGGCACCTTCGGATCGCCGGGCCGGATGAAGTAGGCGTGCAACGAGTGCACGTTGCGTTCCTCCGGAACCGTGCGTCCGGCCGCCACCAGCGCCTGCCCGGCGACCTGCCCACCGAACACCCTGGTGGACGAGTGAGGCGGACTCACCCCCCGGTAGATGTTCTCCTCGATGCGTTCGAGGTCCAACAGGCCGATGAGCCTGTCGAGCACCTGCTGCCCGCCCAGCCCACCGTCGGTGTCCAGCCCCGACGCGGCCTGCTTCGCCAGCTCAGTCATACCAGCGATTGAACACCGCGCCAGGGGCCGTGCCACCTCGTCGGTCCGTCAGGAGAGATCGTCCTCACCCAGCCGGTGCACCCGGATGAGGTTGGTGGACCCGACGGTGCCCGGAGGCGAACCGGCGACGATCACCACGACATCGCCGCGCTGGTACCGGCCGGTCTCCAGCATGGCGTGGTCCACCTGCTCGATCATGCGGTCGGTGGAGTCGACCTGCGCGACCAGGCGTGCCGTGGTGCCCCACGTCATGGAAAGCTGCCTACGCACGCTCTCCAACGGGGTGAAAGCCAGCAGCGGCAGCCGGGTGTGCAGGCGCGCGAGCCTGCGCACGGTGTCACCGGACTGCGTGAACGCGACCAGCGCCTTGGCGTTGAGCCGCTCCCCGATGTCGCGAGCGGCATACGAGATCACGCCCCGCTTGGTCCGCGGCACGTGGCTGAGCGGCGGCACGGCCGGCATGTCCGCCTCCACCGCCTCCACGATGCGGCTCATGGTCTTCACGGTCTCGATCGGGTACCGACCGACGCTGGTCTCGCCGGAGAGCATGACGGCGTCGGTGCCGTCGAGCACCGCGTTGGCCACGTCGGAGGCCTCGGCCCTCGTCGGCCGCGAGTTGCTGATCATCGAGTCCAGCATCTGGGTGGCGACGATGACCGGCTTCGCGTTCTCACGGGCGATCTGGATGGCGCGCTTCTGCACCAGCGGCACCTGCTCCAGCGGTAGCTCGACACCGAGGTCACCTCGCGCCACCATCAGGCCGTCGAAGGCGAGCACGATGGCTTCGAGGTTGTAGACCGCCTCGGGCTTCTCCAGCTTGGCGATGACGGGCACCCGGCCCTTGCCGACTCGGTCCATCACCTGATGCACGAGGTCGATGTCGGCGGGCGAGCGGACGAACGACAGCGCGACGAAGTCGACGCCGAGCTCCATGGCGAACTCGAGGTCCTCGATGTCCTTCTCCGAAAGCGCGGGCACCGAGACGTCCATCCCCGGCAGGGACACGCCCTTGTTGTTGCTGACCGTGCCGCCCTCGGTGACCTCGCAGACCACGTCGGGCCCTTCGACCCGTTGCACGACGAGGCCGACCTTGCCGTCGTCGACGAGCAGACGGTCACCCTCCTTGGCGTCCTTGGCCAGGCCCTTGTAGGTGGTGGAGACGCGGTCGTGGGTCCCCGCCACGTCCTCCACGGTGATACGCACGATGTCACCGGTGCGCCACTCCACGGGCCCGCCCGCGAAGGTGCCCAACCGGATCTTCGGCCCCTGCAGGTCGGCGAGGATACCGACCGCGCGCCCCGACTCCTCGGAGGCGGCACGGATCAGGTCGTAGACCTGCTTGTGATCGCCGTGGCTGCCGTGGCTGAAGTTCATCCTCGCCACGTCCATACCCGCGTCGACGAGCGCCCGGACCTTGTCCGCCGTCGCCGTAGCCGGGCCGAGGGTGCATACGATTTTCGCTCGTCTACTCACACCCGAACAGCGTAGCCGCTACGTCCGGGTACGTCTTTACCGATCCCGAAAACCTTCGCGCCACGGCGAGCGGGGCACCTCGTCGCCCCCGTCGCGGCCGTGATCAGTAGGTCAGTCCGAACACCCACGCGCCCAACGTGTAGGCGGCGAGGGTGACGAGGACGAGCGCGATGGCGTTGAGCCAGACACCGCCCCTCACCATCTGCCCGATGGTGACGTGGCCGGTGCCGAACACGATGGCGTTCGGCGGGGTCGCCACGGGCAGCATGAACGCGCAGGTGGCGGCCAGCGCGGCGGGAACCACCAGCACCATCGGTCCGTGCCCCAGGCCCACCGCGACGCCACCCAGGATGGGCAGGAACGTCGCCGCCGTCGCGGTGTTGCTGGTGAGCTCGGTGAGCACCAGTACGAGCAGCGCGACCACGGCGACCAACAGGATCAACGGCAGGGCTTCGAGCGCGCTGACCCGCTGGCCGATCCACTCCGACAGTCCCGTGTCGGTGAAGTGCTTCGACAGGCTCAATCCACCGCCGAACAACAGCAGGATGCCCCAGGGCAGTTCCTTGGCCGTGTCCCAGTCGAGCGTACGGACGTTCTCCCGCCGGTTCACCGGGAGCGCGAACAGCAGCACGGCCGCGGTGATGGCGATTCCCGCGTCGGAGACGTTGCCGAGCCACGGCATCGCGTTCGACACCACCTCGATCTCGGCGAGCGCGGGAACGACGATCCACGCCAGCGCGGCCAGCACGAACACGACCAGCGCGTTCCACTCGCCCCGGCTCATCGGCCCCAGGCTGTCGAGCTGCTGCCGGATGAGCTCGCGCCCTCCGGGCAGGGAGGTCAGTCTCGGCCGGAACACCCTGGTGAGCACGAACCAGGCGATCGCGAGGAACACCACCGCGACGGGCAGTCCGAACAGCATCCACTTGCCGAAGTGGATCGTGATGTCGAAGTTCTCCTCCAGGTAGCCGACGAGCAGTGTGTTCGGCGGGGTGCCGATGATCGTGGCGAGCGAGCCGATGGAGGCCGCGTAGGCGATACCGAGCATCAGGACGGTGGCGAAGTTCGGGTCGCCCTTGCCGTCGCCGAGCTGGGAGACGAGCCCGAGCACGGACAGTCCGATGGGAAGCATCATCACAGCGGTGGCGGTGTTGCTCACCCACATGCTGATGAACCCGGTGGCGATCATGAACCCGGCCACCAGCAGCACCGGCTTCGTGCCCACGGCCAGCACCGTGCGCAAGGCAATGCGCTTGTGCAGGTTCCAGCGCTGCATGGCCAACGCGATCATGAACCCACCCATGAAGAGGAAGATGATGTCGTCCGCGTACGGCGCGGCGGCGTCACCGATGTCGCTCACCCCGAAGAACGGGAACAGCACCAGCGGCAGCAGTGCCGTGACCGCCAGCGGAAGGGCCTCGGTGACCCACCAGATCGCCATGAGGACCGCGACGGCGGCGGTGATCTTGCCCGAACCGGAGAGGCTGTCGGGCAGAAGCAGGTAGACGGCGACGGCGAGCACCACACCCAGCGCCATCCCGATCCAGGATCTACGTGCCGCCGCCTCGTCGGGTGACGAGCTCCCGGACTCGCTCCTCACGGACTGTGCCATGACTCACCTCCGCCGTTGGAGTGTCCGGAATGTATCCCGATCACACGGTTCGGCCACCCGAAAGCGCGGCACCGAGAGGTGATTGTTGTGATTTTCCGTGAGCGAATGGCCCGGAGCGGGTCGTGAGGCCACCGAACGGACGATGGCCTCACGACGAACGGATCAACCGAAGAAGACCTCGGCCTCCTCGTAGCGCTCCGGCGGCACGGTCTTCAGTTCCGCGGTGGCCTCGGCCAGCTTGACCCGGGTGATGTCGGTGCCCCGCAACGCCACCATCACACCGAAGTCGCCTTCGGCCACGGCGTCCACGGCGTGCAGGCCGAACCGGGTGGCCAGCACCCGGTCGTACGCCGTCGGCGTACCACCGCGCTGGATGTGTCCGAGCACCACCGCGCGCGACTCCTTGCCGGTGCGCTCGGCGATCTCGTCGGCGAGCCACGTGCCGACACCGCCGAGCCGCACGTGCCCGAAGGCGTCCTTCTCCCCGCTCTGGAGCACCGCGGCCCCACCCTCGGGCAGCGCACCCTCGGCCACGACGATGATCGGCGCGTACTCCCGCTCGAACCGCCGCCGCACCCACTCGGCCACCTTCTCCACCGAGAACGGTCGCTCGGGGACGAGGATCACACTCGCCCCGCCCGCGAGGCCGGAGTGCAGCGCGATCCACCCCGCGTGCCTGCCCATCACCTCGACGACGAGTGCCCTGTGATGCGACTCGGCGGTGGTGTGGAGCCGGTCGATGGCCTCGGTGGCGATGTGGACGGCGGTGTCGAACCCGAACGTGTAGTCGGTGGCGCCGAGGTCGTTGTCGATGGTCTTCGGCACGCCCACGACCTTCACGCCGTCGTCGTGCAGCCGGTTGGCCACCCCGAGGGTGTCCTCACCGCCGATGGCCACCAGCGCGTCGATGCCCTTCTCCGCCAGCACCCGTTTGATGGTGTCGGCCCCACCGTCCTCCTTGTACGGGTTGGTCCGCGAGGAGCCGAGGATGGTGCCGCCACGGGTGAGGATGCCTTCGACGTCGTCGCGGGACAACCAGTCTCCCTTGCCCGTGAGGGGCCCACGCCAGCCGTCGCGGAAACCGAAGATCTCCCAGCCGTGGACCTCGATGCCCTTGAGGACGACCGCGCGGATCACCGCGTTCAGACCAGGGCAGTCTCCGCCGCCGGTCAGCACACCGACTCGCATATCTGCGCCTTTCAGTTGTTCACGTCACACCTTCGCCGTCAGAGTAGTCCGGGACACACTTGATCGGTGCAGCGACCGCTTCGGGCCGCCTGCTACAGTCTCGGCCGTGCAGCGCTTCTATTTCTGGTTTAGCGGGCCGGCCCGGAGCGGGTCGGTCGGCGAGACCGTGCGCTGACCGTCAACCTCCGAGCCGGACGACAAGCCGGCTCGGCAGCGTGGCACTCCCACCCGGCGAGGCGGCTTGCGGAAAGGAAGCCCCGATGCCGAACAACTCCATCCCGAGCGCCGTCACCTCCGACGACGGCGGTCTCGTCGATCCCACGGGCCGGTCGGCCGCGTTGGACAACTTGCGCACCTCGCGCGTCAGCCCGCTGCTCTCACCGGCCCTGTTACGGGCGGAGCATCCCATCACTCCCGCCGTCGCCAAGGCCGTCACGATCGGCAGGCGCGACACCGTCGAGATCCTCGACGGGCGCGACGACCGCCTGCTCGTGGTGGTGGGTCCGTGCTCCGTGCACGACCCCGACGCGGCCCTGCACTACGCGCGCCTGCTGTCCGAACACGCCGAGCGGATTCGCGACGAGGTGTGCGTCGTCATGCGCGTGTACTTCGAGAAACCGCGCACCACGCTGGGCTGGAAGGGCCTCATCAACGACCCGGATCTCGACGGCACGTACGCCGTCAACAAGGGGCTGCGGCTGGCCCGGCAGCTGCTGCTGGACATCTCCGAGCTCGGGCTCCCCGTCGGGAGCGAGTTCCTCGACCCGATCACCCCGCAGTACATCGCCGACACCGTGACGTGGGGGTCGATCGGAGCCCGTACGGCAGCGAGCCAGGTGCACCGCCAACTGTGCAGCGCGCTGTCCATGCCGGTGGGGATCAAGAACTCCACCGAGGGCGACGTGCAGGTGGCGGTGGACGCGGTGCGCGCCGCGGCGGCCAGTCACGTGTTCCCCGGCGTCAACGCCGACGGGCTCGCCGCGCTGGTGACGACCTCGGGCAACCCGGACTGCCACGTCATCCT
The window above is part of the Saccharomonospora glauca K62 genome. Proteins encoded here:
- the tesB gene encoding acyl-CoA thioesterase II; this translates as MTELAKQAASGLDTDGGLGGQQVLDRLIGLLDLERIEENIYRGVSPPHSSTRVFGGQVAGQALVAAGRTVPEERNVHSLHAYFIRPGDPKVPIIYEVDRIRDGRSFTTRRVVAIQHGKAIFSLSASFQVEEPGVEHGEPMPDVPDPESLPTLAERAAGYEDALGTRTQPRPIDIRYVNDPPWVTRDTGERPARNRVWMRADGTLPDDRLLHVCVLTYASDMTLLDSTLARHGVYWGLDRVFGASLDHALWFHRPFRADEWFLYDSMSPTASNARALATGQLFSRDGTHIATVVQEGLIRVP
- the pyk gene encoding pyruvate kinase, with amino-acid sequence MSRRAKIVCTLGPATATADKVRALVDAGMDVARMNFSHGSHGDHKQVYDLIRAASEESGRAVGILADLQGPKIRLGTFAGGPVEWRTGDIVRITVEDVAGTHDRVSTTYKGLAKDAKEGDRLLVDDGKVGLVVQRVEGPDVVCEVTEGGTVSNNKGVSLPGMDVSVPALSEKDIEDLEFAMELGVDFVALSFVRSPADIDLVHQVMDRVGKGRVPVIAKLEKPEAVYNLEAIVLAFDGLMVARGDLGVELPLEQVPLVQKRAIQIARENAKPVIVATQMLDSMISNSRPTRAEASDVANAVLDGTDAVMLSGETSVGRYPIETVKTMSRIVEAVEADMPAVPPLSHVPRTKRGVISYAARDIGERLNAKALVAFTQSGDTVRRLARLHTRLPLLAFTPLESVRRQLSMTWGTTARLVAQVDSTDRMIEQVDHAMLETGRYQRGDVVVIVAGSPPGTVGSTNLIRVHRLGEDDLS
- a CDS encoding SLC13 family permease; the protein is MAQSVRSESGSSSPDEAAARRSWIGMALGVVLAVAVYLLLPDSLSGSGKITAAVAVLMAIWWVTEALPLAVTALLPLVLFPFFGVSDIGDAAAPYADDIIFLFMGGFMIALAMQRWNLHKRIALRTVLAVGTKPVLLVAGFMIATGFISMWVSNTATAVMMLPIGLSVLGLVSQLGDGKGDPNFATVLMLGIAYAASIGSLATIIGTPPNTLLVGYLEENFDITIHFGKWMLFGLPVAVVFLAIAWFVLTRVFRPRLTSLPGGRELIRQQLDSLGPMSRGEWNALVVFVLAALAWIVVPALAEIEVVSNAMPWLGNVSDAGIAITAAVLLFALPVNRRENVRTLDWDTAKELPWGILLLFGGGLSLSKHFTDTGLSEWIGQRVSALEALPLILLVAVVALLVLVLTELTSNTATAATFLPILGGVAVGLGHGPMVLVVPAALAATCAFMLPVATPPNAIVFGTGHVTIGQMVRGGVWLNAIALVLVTLAAYTLGAWVFGLTY
- a CDS encoding 6-phosphofructokinase, translating into MRVGVLTGGGDCPGLNAVIRAVVLKGIEVHGWEIFGFRDGWRGPLTGKGDWLSRDDVEGILTRGGTILGSSRTNPYKEDGGADTIKRVLAEKGIDALVAIGGEDTLGVANRLHDDGVKVVGVPKTIDNDLGATDYTFGFDTAVHIATEAIDRLHTTAESHHRALVVEVMGRHAGWIALHSGLAGGASVILVPERPFSVEKVAEWVRRRFEREYAPIIVVAEGALPEGGAAVLQSGEKDAFGHVRLGGVGTWLADEIAERTGKESRAVVLGHIQRGGTPTAYDRVLATRFGLHAVDAVAEGDFGVMVALRGTDITRVKLAEATAELKTVPPERYEEAEVFFG
- a CDS encoding 3-deoxy-7-phosphoheptulonate synthase; amino-acid sequence: MPNNSIPSAVTSDDGGLVDPTGRSAALDNLRTSRVSPLLSPALLRAEHPITPAVAKAVTIGRRDTVEILDGRDDRLLVVVGPCSVHDPDAALHYARLLSEHAERIRDEVCVVMRVYFEKPRTTLGWKGLINDPDLDGTYAVNKGLRLARQLLLDISELGLPVGSEFLDPITPQYIADTVTWGSIGARTAASQVHRQLCSALSMPVGIKNSTEGDVQVAVDAVRAAAASHVFPGVNADGLAALVTTSGNPDCHVILRGGSKGPNYDAETVADTLARLRKAGLPERVIVDASHGNSRKDHVRQAAVVRELAERIAADEPGLTGLMMESFLEAGRQDLTLGKKDELDYGRSITDACLDWPTTAELLDDLAAAVRARRRRRGNR